From Mucilaginibacter gotjawali:
GGCGATGTAAACTTTAGCCATTTGCACGATACCTGATGGCAACTCGTCACCTACGCTGATCGCAAATTTATCACGACGGTAAGCGCCCAATTCCTCATTAACCTTGATGTTATAGTTATGCAGAAGGATCTTGATCAAATCGTTCTTGTCGTCATCAGTGGTCCATTTGGTCGGGTTGATGTTTTCAAAGTTCAGGTCAACCAATATTTTTTGGGTGAATTTAACGCCTTTAGGCACCTGCAGTTCTTTGTAAACATTGTAAACACCCTGTGATGTTTTACCGTTTACGATCTCGAACAATTTCTCGATCAGGATATTTTTAAGCTCTTTAATTGCTTTTTCGTGCTTGGTATCCAGTTTTTCCAGCTGCGCCTTTTCTTCAGCTTTTGAAGTTTTTTTGGCACGAGAGAATAATTTGGTATCAATAACCACACCCGCAATTGACGGAGGAGTTTTCAACGAAGCATCCTTCACGTCGCCGGCTTTGTCACCAAATATGGCACGCAACAGTTTTTCTTCCGGTGAAGGGTCAGATTCGCCTTTCGGAGTGATCTTACCGATCAGGATGTCGCCTTCCTTAACTTCAGCGCCTACACGGATAATACCGTCTTCGTCCAAATCTTTGGTAGCTTCTTCTGATACGTTAGGGATATCCGGTGTCAATTCCTCCTCACCGCGTTTGGTATCACGTACTTCCAGTTCAAATTCTTCAACGTGAAGTGAAGTGAAAATATCCTGCGAAACCACGCGCTCAGAAATTACGATCGCATCCTCAAAGTTATAACCCTGCCAAGGCATGAAAGCCACTTTAAGGTTACGGCCAAGCGCAAGCTCACCATCCTGGGTAGCATATCCTTCGCAAAGCACCTGTCCTTTTTCAACGCGCTGGCCTTTTTTAACAATCGGCTTTAAGTTGATGGTAGTGCTCTGGTTAGTTTTCTTGAATTTTGTTAAACGGTAGCTTTTTGAATCGCCTTCGAAAGAGATCAAACGGTCCTGCTCGTTACGGTCATAACGGATGCGGATTTCGTTTGCATCCACATATTCTACCACACCATCGCCTTCGGCGTTGATCAGCGTACGCGAATCTTTCGCAACACGGCCTTCCAAACCTGTACCAACAATTGGCGCTTCAGGGCGCAATAAAGGCACTGCCTGGCGTTGCATGTTTGATCCCATCAATGCACGGTTAGCATCATCATGTTCCAAAAACGGAATTAATGAAGCCGCGATCGAAGTGATCTGGTTTGGCGCGATGTCCATTAAGTCAAGTTTTTCCGGATCAATGATCGGGAAGTCACCTTCAAAACGGGCTTTTACTTTAGGTAGTGCAAAAACACCATTATCATCATAATGCGCGTTGGCCTGGCCGATAGTTTTTCCGTCTTCATCTTCTGCCGACAGGTAAATAACATCTTCCTTAACCTGTACTTTACCATCAACCACACGTTTGTACGGGGTTTCAATAAAGCCTAAGTTGTTGATCTTGGCATGTACGCAAAGTGAAGAGATCAAACCAATGTTCGGTCCTTCCGGAGTTTCGATGGTACACAAACGACCGTAGTGCGTGTAGTGGACGTCACGAACTTCGAAACCTGCACGCTCACGTGACAGACCGCCGGGCCCTAAGGCTGACAGACGACGCTTGTGCGTGATCTCTGCCAGTGGGTTGGTTTGGTCCATGAACTGTGAAAGCTGGTTTGTTCCGAAGAACGAGTTGATCACTGATGATAAAGTACGCGCGTTGATCAGGTCGGTAGGTGTGAACACTTCGTTATCACGGATGTTCATACGCTCGCGGATGGTACGGGCCATACGGGCCAAACCAACACCAAACTGGGCATATAACTGCTCGCCAACGGTACGTACACGACGGTTTGATAAGTGGTCAATATCATCCACCTCAGCTTTTGAGTTGATGAGTTTGATCAGGTATTTCACTATCGCAATGATGTCCTGCTTGGTTAAAACTTTGGTCTCGTCAGAGGTGCTCAGTTTTAACTTACGGTTGATGCGGTAACGGCCCACATCACCCAGGTCATATCTTTTATCCGAAAAGAACAGGCGGTCGATGATACCACGGGCTGTTTCTTCATCAGGTGGTTCAGCGTTACGCAACTGGCGGTAGATATGCTCAACCGCTTCTTTTTCGGAGTTTGAAGTATCTTTCTGTAGTGTGTTATATATGATGGTATAATCACCGCTGGTGGTTGAATCTTCCTTGTTAAGGATGATCGTTTTTACACCGGCATCAATGATCATATCAATATGATCGTCTTCCAGCACGGTTTCGCGTTCCAGGATGATCTCGTTACGGTCAATAGAAACAACTTCGCCGGTATCTTCGTCCACAAAGTCTTCAACCCATTTCTTTAAAACCCTTGCAGCCAGTTTACGGCCGATGAATTTTTTAAGACCTGATTTGCTCACTTTTACTTCGTCGGCAAGTTCAAATAATTCCAGGATGTCTTTATCAGAATCATAACCAATCGCACGCAGTAAGGTAGTTACCGGGAATTTCTTTTTACGGTCAATATAAGCATACATTACGTTATTAACGTCTGTAGCAAATTCGATCCATGAACCTTTGAAAGGAATAACACGGGCCGAATACAGTTTTGTACCGTTGGTGTGGCGGCTCTGGCCAAAGAATACGCCTGGTGAACGGTGCAATTGCGAAACAATTACACGCTCGGCGCCATTGATCACAAAGGTGCCTTTAGGTGTCATGTAAGGGATAGTTCCCAGGTACACGTCCTGCACAATGGTTTCAAAATCTTCGTGCTCTTCATCATTACATGAAAGGCGAAGCTTGGCTTTTAAAGGCACACTGTAAGTTAACCCGCGCTCGATACACTCTTGTATATCATATCGTGGCGGATCAATAAAGTAATCAAGAAACTCTAAAACGAAGATGTTTCTTGAATCGGAGATAGGAAAATTTTCGGCAAACACTTTAAACAGCCCTTCTTTATAACGGTTGTCTGAGGTAGTTTCCAATTGAAAAAATTCCTGGAAAGATTGCAACTGCACATCAAGAAAATCGGGATAATCCAATACTTTTCTGCTGGTTGCAAAATTTACTCTTTGATTAATTTTGTTTGCCAAGGGATTAAATTTTTAGTTTAATAATAAACTTGATAGATGTTTTTGGGTAGATGTGAGATTTGAGATATGAGATTTGAGATATTTAACTGGTGAATTGAATTGTCAGCATTTTTATTTAAAAAAACGCTAAAAATCTCACATCTCATATCTCACATCTAAAAATCTCCTCATTATAAACAGCAATAGACCCCGACCAAAAAGGTCGGAGTCTGATGCTATATTCGGATTGGTTAAATTATTTAACCTCAACTACTGCTCCGGCTTCTTCTAATTGTTTCTTTAAAGATTCAGCTTCTTCTTTAGTTACACCAGTTTTAACTTCTTTAGGTGCACCGTCAACTAAGTCTTTAGCTTCTTTCAAGCCAAGGCCGGTTAGGTCTTTTACTAATTTTACAACTGCTAATTTAGCGCCGCCTGCTTCTTTCAGGATTACGTCAAATGCAGTTTGAACTGCAGCTTCAGCAGGAGCGTCATCGCCACCGCCAGCAGCAGGTGCAGCAACAGCAACAGCTGCAGCAGCTGGCTCAATGCCATACTCATCTTTTAAGATCTGAGCTAATTCGTTTACTTCTTTTACTGTTAAGTTTACCAACTGTTCAGCAAACGCTTTTAAATCCGCCATTTTATTTTAAATTTTACTTTTAATGCTTTTTGTTTTTTAATATCGAACTTTAAGGTGTTCGTTAACCTCTTTCCTGTAATGTTTTTACAACGCCTGCCAGTATATTTCCGCCTGATTGCAGTGCCGAAATAACATTCTTTGCTGGTGATTGCAATAATCCGATGATCTCGCCAACCAATTGTTCCTTTGATTTTAAGTTGATCAAAGTGTCCAGCTGGTTATCGCCTACAAAAATCGATGCATCAATGTATGCAGCTTTTAAAATAGGTTTCTCGCCTTTTTTCCTTAACTTTTTGATCAGTTTTGCCGGGGCAGTACTTGATTTTGAGAAAAGGATGGATGATGAACCCTTAAGCACATCATACATTGGGCTAAAATCGCCGCCGATAGTTTCCATCGCCTTTTTGATCAGGCTATTTTTTGC
This genomic window contains:
- the rpoB gene encoding DNA-directed RNA polymerase subunit beta; translated protein: MANKINQRVNFATSRKVLDYPDFLDVQLQSFQEFFQLETTSDNRYKEGLFKVFAENFPISDSRNIFVLEFLDYFIDPPRYDIQECIERGLTYSVPLKAKLRLSCNDEEHEDFETIVQDVYLGTIPYMTPKGTFVINGAERVIVSQLHRSPGVFFGQSRHTNGTKLYSARVIPFKGSWIEFATDVNNVMYAYIDRKKKFPVTTLLRAIGYDSDKDILELFELADEVKVSKSGLKKFIGRKLAARVLKKWVEDFVDEDTGEVVSIDRNEIILERETVLEDDHIDMIIDAGVKTIILNKEDSTTSGDYTIIYNTLQKDTSNSEKEAVEHIYRQLRNAEPPDEETARGIIDRLFFSDKRYDLGDVGRYRINRKLKLSTSDETKVLTKQDIIAIVKYLIKLINSKAEVDDIDHLSNRRVRTVGEQLYAQFGVGLARMARTIRERMNIRDNEVFTPTDLINARTLSSVINSFFGTNQLSQFMDQTNPLAEITHKRRLSALGPGGLSRERAGFEVRDVHYTHYGRLCTIETPEGPNIGLISSLCVHAKINNLGFIETPYKRVVDGKVQVKEDVIYLSAEDEDGKTIGQANAHYDDNGVFALPKVKARFEGDFPIIDPEKLDLMDIAPNQITSIAASLIPFLEHDDANRALMGSNMQRQAVPLLRPEAPIVGTGLEGRVAKDSRTLINAEGDGVVEYVDANEIRIRYDRNEQDRLISFEGDSKSYRLTKFKKTNQSTTINLKPIVKKGQRVEKGQVLCEGYATQDGELALGRNLKVAFMPWQGYNFEDAIVISERVVSQDIFTSLHVEEFELEVRDTKRGEEELTPDIPNVSEEATKDLDEDGIIRVGAEVKEGDILIGKITPKGESDPSPEEKLLRAIFGDKAGDVKDASLKTPPSIAGVVIDTKLFSRAKKTSKAEEKAQLEKLDTKHEKAIKELKNILIEKLFEIVNGKTSQGVYNVYKELQVPKGVKFTQKILVDLNFENINPTKWTTDDDKNDLIKILLHNYNIKVNEELGAYRRDKFAISVGDELPSGIVQMAKVYIAKKRKLKVGDKMAGRHGNKGIVARIVRDEDMPFLEDGTPVDIVLNPLGVPSRMNLGQIYETVLGWAGKELGIKFATPIFDGASHGEVEEWVKKANLPESGRTYLYNGLTGDRFDQQTTVGIIYMLKLGHMVDDKMHARSIGPYSLITQQPLGGKAQFGGQRFGEMEVWALEAFGASNILQEILTVKSDDVIGRAKTYEAIVKGENLPTPSVPESFNVLVHELRGLGLDITLE
- the rplL gene encoding 50S ribosomal protein L7/L12, with protein sequence MADLKAFAEQLVNLTVKEVNELAQILKDEYGIEPAAAAVAVAAPAAGGGDDAPAEAAVQTAFDVILKEAGGAKLAVVKLVKDLTGLGLKEAKDLVDGAPKEVKTGVTKEEAESLKKQLEEAGAVVEVK
- the rplJ gene encoding 50S ribosomal protein L10; this translates as MNKEEKHELVASLAEQMKEYGNFYITDTANLTVAKVNHIRRQCFESDITMQVAKNSLIKKAMETIGGDFSPMYDVLKGSSSILFSKSSTAPAKLIKKLRKKGEKPILKAAYIDASIFVGDNQLDTLINLKSKEQLVGEIIGLLQSPAKNVISALQSGGNILAGVVKTLQERG